GCGATGCGTAGAGCTTTAGAGGAAGAACGCAGGCGCTACAAAGATTTATTTGAGCTGGCACCGGATAGCTACGCGATCGTCGATCTCTCAGGTACGATTCGAGAAGTGAACCAGGCGACTGCTAAGCTTTTGAATGTATCGCAGCGCTTTTTAAGCGGAAAACCGCTGACTACCTTTCTTAGTGCCGAAGACCGAGAAATATTTTGGTACAAATTCAATGAGTTACAAGGTATGGAAGAATCGCAGGAATGGACGATGCACCTTTGTCCGCGCGATCGCCAGCCTGTAAAAGTGGCAGTTGTGGCAAGTCTGTCTAACTGCGAGAAAACGGGTCAGCCAAAGACTATCCTGCTATCGCTGCGCGAGATTGGCGATCCCAATCGACATTTGTATCTATCTGACAAACTTGAGCCACACAACCAAAACATAGATCTATCCATCGACGAGCTAGATCTCAGTCAAAAACAGATTTATTTGAAAGGGGAAACGATCCGACTCAGACCGGAGACCGTTTGGTTAGTGTGTCGCGGGATTGTCAAGCTGGCAATAGCCTGCGAGACTGGCGAAGAGGTGCTACTGGGTTTGGCAGGAGTGGGTTCGCCATTCAGTGCCTTAGATATAGATGCTTTCGGACTTTGTGAAGCTACAGCATTAACTGAAGTCGAACTGACCTGTTTTTCTTGGTCGGAGTTAGCAGCAAATTCCGATCTCGCCCAAAAATTATTACCTAAAATTAACCAACGGCTACAGCAAACAACAGCTCTTTTAGCAATTTCTGGCAAGCGTCATGCCAAGAGCCGCTTGCATCACTTGTTATTGTTGCTAGCTAAGCAAATCGGTCAACCTACGGAGCGAGGTATTCGTTTGGGCATTCGTCTAACTCATAGCGATCTTGCTGCTGCTTGCTCGACTACCAGAGTTACGATCACCCGCATGTTAGGCAAATTACAGGCGGAAGGAAAAATTGAGATTGATAGCAAGAATCATTTTATTGTCTGCCACGAGCAGCGACCGCAGATAAGTGCTTGAAACGAATTATCTGGGAGATCGCGCCCATATAGTTCGCTGACGGTTAACTGTTAACAGTTAACCGCCACAACCGTAAGTCAGTCGATTGCTAAGACCGGATTGATAAATAATGCTATATATTTAGTTGCAGATCTGTTTTAAGGTATAAATTAAATCGTTATAGCCACATAACATTAGATTGCAAATGGGGAGGTACGCTCATCAGCCATCGAATACCGCTCGCCAATCATCAATCGTGAATAATGCTCTTACCTGGATTTCTGTTCGAGCTTTCCCTGATTGTGGCAGTTGCACTAGCATTAGTGCAATTATTTGCTGGTAGGCTGCGATTTCTGAGCGCGACTCCGCGTAGCATATGGTTGTCTGCCAGCAGTGGGGCTTCGATCGCTTATGTATTCGTTCATATTTTGCCAGAATTAGGCGAGGCACAAGCAGTCATTCGAGAAGTTGTAGGTGGATGGCTGGCTTTTTGGAGATACCATATTTACGTAGTCGCGCTTTTGGGTTTAGCGATATTTTATGGTTTGGATCGGGCGGCGATCGCATCGCGTCGTTACAACCGCAAAGAGAGCCGAGGAGATGTAACGGCAGCAAGTGTCTTCTGGCTGCATATCATTGTTTACGGTTTTTACAATACCATCATCGGTTACTTACTACTCAATCGCGATGATAATGATGCGATCGGGATGCTGCAATTTGCTTTAGCAATGGCATTACACTTTGCAGTCAACGATTATGGCTTGCGAGAACATCACAAGTTTATTTATAACGGTATTGGTCGCTGGGTATTAGCAACAGCAGTAATTGTTGGGTGGACGCTTGGTAGTGGCGGTATGGGAGTTGACCGCACGGCGATCGCACTTATGTTTGCTTTCCTGGCTGGGGGAATTATTCTCAATGTCTTGAAGGAAGAACTACCAGCCGAAAGAGAAAGCCGTTTTTGGGCATTTGCTCTCGGTGCGGGAGCTTATACTATACTGTTGGCGTTATCGCCCTCTTCTTCTTAACTATCCTCAAACCTATTTCCTCAAACTTATATAATGATGGGAGTATCGTCATTCTCCGCAGGTATCGTGACCCTTACACCGATCTCCCCCAACTCCCAACCATCTACACAACGTCCTGACTCTTTCGGACGATTTGGACGTTTTGGCGGAAAATACGTACCAGAAACGCTGATGCCTGCCCTAAGCGAGTTAGAAGCAGCGTACCAAAAATATCGACATGACACGGACTTTCAACAAGAACTGCAAAATCTTCTTTGCGACTACGTAGGACGAGCCACCCCCCTCTACTTTGCCGAACGCCTCACAGCACATTACGCCCGTCCAGATGGGACGGGGGCGCAAATCTACCTCAAACGAGAAGATTTAAATCATACGGGCGCTCACAAGATTAACAACGCTCTGGCTCAAGTTTTGTTAGCTAAACGGATGGGCAAGCAACGCATCATTGCCGAGACAGGGGCGGGACAGCACGGCGTTGCTACAGCTACTGTCTGCGCTCGGTTTGGGCTAAAATGCGTCATCTACATGGGCGTACAGGACATGGAACGCCAAAGCCTGAACGTGTTTCGGATGCGCTTGATGGGGGCAGAGGTACAACCTGTAGCAGCTGGTACGGGGACGCTCAAAGATGCCACCTCTGAAGCTATTCGCGACTGGGTGACGAACGTAGAAACAACTCATTACATCCTCGGTTCTGTAGCTGGTCCCCATCCTTACCCAACAATTGTCCGAGACTTTCAAGCAGCAATCGGTCAAGAAACCCGCGTCCAAGCAATGGAAAAATGGGGTGGCTTACCAGATATTTTGCTGGCTTGTGTAGGTGGCGGTTCTAATGCTATGGGGCTATTTCACGAATTTGTCAACGAGCCAACCGTCAGACTCATTGGTGTTGAAGCCGCTGGAGAAGGAGTCACTACGGAAAAACACGCCGCAACTTTAACCAAAGGTAGAGTTGGGGTACTACATGGAGCAATGAGTTACTTGTTGCAGGACGAAGACGGACAGGTGATTGAGGCACACTCGATCAGTGCGGGATTAGATTATCCTGGCGTGGGTCCAGAGCATTCTTTTTTAAAAGAGATTGGTCGGGCAGAATATTACAGCATTACCGATGAGGAAGCGATCGCGGGATTGCAGCGTCTCTCGCAGTTAGAAGGGATTATTCCCGCGCTCGAAACCGCCCATGCGATCGCCTATCTCGATATCCTTTGTCCGCAGCTAGACGGTAGCCCTCGCATTGTCATTAACTGTTCGGGACGCGGTGACAAAGACGTACAAACCGTTGCTAAGTACCTAAAAATGATTGGCGATTAGCAACTCACAATTAGCACTTAACACTTAGCAATTAGCAATACTTTCCGAAAATACCCAACTAGAGCAGGTAGATCTTCATGATATGCCTGCAAAATTGTTATACATCAATCTAAGTTGTAAATAACTCACTTTTGACTTTTGACTTTTGACTTTTGACTTTTGACTTACGACTTATTCAAGAGGTGGAAACATGGATCGGCAATTCCAACACCCAATGCTACCACAAGTCACTCATGATGAGCTGGCGCGACAAAACTTTGTAAAAAGCCTGAAACTACACATCGTTAAAAATCTCAGTCCCGGCAATAAAAGAGTATACGAGCAAGTTGTCAAGCCCCAATTTGAACGCGAACACCAGCGATCGCCCCAAAACCGTCACGAAATCCGCACTGCTATGCAAGGACACCCGCATTATCGTTGGTGGAGTGCTTTGCGGCGCATCAACCAGGAAATGTTGTGGGATGCGGTTAATACCAGTGTAGAGCGACAACTACCAGAACTCATCGACCGGGCAAAACAGAGCGATCGCCACTTGGGTACGCTGACCCTAGACCCCGATTTCAAAATTCCTGCTTACCAAACTGCTGTCGATATCCACTGTATGCCTGGTAGCTATCACAGCGAATATACAGCAGACGATCTAGCGGCGGGAGCGACCTACGATCGCGGTGTTTATATTTACGGTGCGGGGTGGTTAGGTCCGCTCAACGATGATATGGGCTTGTCCATTGTCAAAAACTACCTGAAACCAAAATATCCCGACTTTCGACCCGCCAAAATTCTCGATTTGGGTTGTTCTGTCGGTCACAGTACTTTACCCTATGTCGATGCCTATCCAGAAGCCGAAGTCTACGCGATCGATATTGGCGCACCAATGCTACGCTACGCTCACGCTAGAGCAGAAGCTTTAGGCAAACGAGTCCATTTTTCTCAACAAAATGCCGAACGGACTCACTTTGAAGCGGCTTCCTTTGACCTGATAGTTTCTCATATCCTGCTGCATGAAATTCCCCTTCCAGCCATCCGTAACGTGATGCGAGAATGCGATCGCCTCCTAGCTCCTGGGGGGATGACGATCCACGTAGAAGCACCCTTGTACAGCCACATGGATGCCTTCAGCGCTTTCATGTATGACTGGGAAACTGCCAACAACAACGAACCTTTTTGGAGTGCCATGCGGGAGTTGGACTTGACAGCCGTTATGACTGAAGCTGGATTTGCCGCAGATCGAGTTATACAAACCTTCGTTCCCAATGGTGCTTGGAAAACTGCGGCTGACAATTCCCAACAAGGAGGAGGTAGTAGAGGTAGCTGGTTTATTGTTGCTGCGACTAAGTAAATGGAGGAAGTCATGGGGATGAAAAAAGCCAAGGGCAAACGCCCCGTTTACTTTGACGAGCCGCAACTCGATAAATTGCTGTCCGCGATCGTCGCGTTAACAGGTGAGGTGTCTGTCTTGCGGGAACGTCTCGATACTGTAGAACGTTTACTGGCGACAAAAGAAGTTATATCACTGGCAGAGATTGAAGCATATCAGCCAGAGGAATCAGTAGTGCAGGCACGGGAACAATGGCGTAGCGAGTATATTGCGCGAGTGTTAGGGGTATTGCAGGAAGAAACCGTTTCAGAATAATTTAGAGCGCGTGGTCGTACGCTTTTCTTACGTTGCGAAATTGCAAGATTGAAGATCCCCCAGCCCCCGCAAACTCGGGGGTTTTGTTTTGTGCGGCGGGTTAGGGGGCAATACTTCGTGGGTTTTGATTCGATCTCCCCAACCCCCCTTAAAAAGGGGAGCCACTTACGTGCGGGGGTGGCGCTATTGCGGACTTCGTCGCCCCCGTTGAAGCACGTCGCGTTAAAGTGGCATGGGATAAGAATAGCTTTTTTCCCCCTTTCCAAGGGGGATTAAGGGGGATCTTCAAAGACTATGTACTCTAACCGAGAAGTATTGGGTTAGGAGGGTTCTTGCCTTAACTGAAAAGCCTTGAGTGAAATACGGCTCGCCATACGCTATCAACAGTCTAGTATTTGTCACTAATTCAGAATTTATATAGCTGAGTTTTCAGTAAAATTACTTCGATATATAGCTTCAGTAATAATTCGCTTGTTAGCTAATTAGAGATAAAGTTGAATAGATTTGTAGGCTATATTTTTGCAGTTAATTTTAAATCTTTCTGCAAAAAGTTTCAAGAGTGACCGCATTAGATTAAACTGTACATTTGCTAATTCTTTTAGCAACGGTTCAGTTTGGAAAATAAACTCATCTGCTAATTCTTTTAGCAGCGATTCATCCTGAAAATTTTCAGTTTCACTTGCTTATTCTTTCATTGGAAATCATTGCATGAAGCATTCTGTTTTGTTCAAACTAGCCTTGTGTTCAGTCATTTTCACCACTGGAACAACAATTGTAGCTAACGCTAAAACCCCTACTTTTTACCGAGAGATTGCTAAGAAAAACATACTTGCAAAGCCGAAACCTAATACGACTATCCTAGCTCAGGCTGATACTTCCTCCGTAGAACGGGCTGTTTTCAACCGAATTAATCAATATCGCCAAGGGCGTAATTTAGCTCCTCTAACTTGGGATAATAGCATCAGCAATCAAGCTCGAATTCACAGTCAAAATATGGCAAGTGGTGCAGTTCCTTTCAGCCATAATGGTTTTCAGCAGAGAGTGCAAGAGATTGCCAAAGTCATTTCCTATAGGGGAGCAGCAGAAAATGTTGCGTATAATCAAGGTTACGCCGATCCTGCTGCCAATGCCGTTCAAGGCTGGTTAAATAGTTCTGGACACCAACGGAACATCGTAGGTAGTTACAACCTAACTGGTATTGGTGTTGCCAGAAATTCAAAAGGAGAATACTACTTCACGCAAATATTTATCTTGAAGCGATGAAGGTAAAATTTGTCCGGTTGTTAGAATCCCAATCAACTTAATTGCTAGGGTGCGCCGATCGCGTACCCTATTATTTTTTGATAAAATTAATCATATTTTCCGTGGATTTACCGACATAATTAAAACCCCCTCTACCCTCAGAGGTATTTTCAGTAAAATCTACCTTGAGAGTAGAATATTTTCTCGTTAAACTCATCGGTTATAGTTTTTATATTCGCATTCTACTGAAGAAAGTAATTATTTTACTTATGTATGATTTTACCAAGCTAGCATGTAAACTCAAACTATTGGCTCGAGAACAAAAGATATTTCTAGCTAAGAGGACAAGGATGATAATCCTATGATTGAGACGACTATTAAAAACTTTTTCAACTTGCCCGGAGTCGTTGGATTAGGAATTATTCTCATTCAAGAACAACCGAAATCTTACCTATGTTTAAAAGAGCAAGCCGTACAATGGCAAGTGAAAGAATTTCTCAATCATAATTTTATCCGTAATATTATCAAAAATCCCGATGCATTTGATGTTTTTGAATTTCCAATTCACACGAATTACGTTTATACATATAAAGTGAGTTCGCAAGTCACCTTGTTAGTTTTGACGAGTATGGGACTAGCAGCAATTAAAACGATCGCTAACCTACAACTAAAAACTGTACTCAAAAAAGATGTCGAACAAACAATTGCTATATTTCAGAAATTAGCTAAAGAATTTCCTCTCGTTCGCGCGATCGCACAGCCAATTTCGCAGACATTTCCTCACGTATGCGATGGCAATCAAAGCTTATCTCTCAAGCAAAAAGAAAAAATTACTGTTTTAGAACTATTAAATGCTCTCAACCATTTAAGTAAATTTACCAGTACTTACATGGGAAGAAAATCGACAATAAAATACTGGGATTCTACTCGCCCCAAACAAATTGAGTGTCTGGCATACTTTCAGATGGATGAGAATGCGGAATTCATTTTTACTGGCAACGATGCAGAGATTGTCAATCAAATGCAGCACTATTGGATTAGAAAGTGGACTAGTATCTTTCTCAGAAAGACAGCACTAATTCTACCCAATTTGCCGGAGATGGTTGCCCAAAAATGCTTGAGCGATCGCGAAAAATTTTTAGTTTTTCCTCTCCAAGTTGACAATACTGAATCTCAAACTCCGGTTACTGTATAATAATTTACTATAAAATTAATTCACATTGCACAAAAAATATTTAAATAAAAGTACCTACCCGATTGGGAATAGGAAAGATTTGTATTACAACAACTCAGCCTAGCTAGCCCATACTAATTCTATTTGTTTTTGCACAGATCCGATCCCCGAACCCCCCTTATTAAGGTGACTATGGGGGATATTCTGCGATGTAGTCACAAAGAATTGGTATTACAATAAATTCATACCATTTTGCTTTTTGACTGCAACCAACGTAACTGAACAAATACCAACAAGAGACAAACAATGCACTTGCGATCTGTTGGAGAATTACTAAAAGAGACATTTCAGGAGTGGAACCAGGATAAAGCATCGCGGCTAGCAGCAGCCTTAGCATATTACACGATATTTTCGATCGCACCACTACTGATGATCGCGATCGCTGTGGCAGGTGCAGTATTCGGTGAAGAAGCTGCTAGAGGAGAAATTGTCACCCAAATTCAAGATTTAGTAGGAGAAGCAGGGGCAACAGTCGTACAAACTGCACTTGCTAACGTCAATCAAACCAAAACGGGTATTGTTGGCACTTCGATCGGTCTTGCTACACTTCTATTAGGTGCGACAGGTTTATTTGGTGAAATGCAAGACGCACTCAATACAATTTGGGAAGTTGCACCAAAATCAGGACAAGGAATCTGGGTATTAATTCGCCGCCGCCTGATCTCATTTAGTATGGTTTTAGGGATTGGCGTTTTATTGTTATTATCCCTATTTTTGAGTACGGCACTAGCAGCATTTAGTAGCTTTATGAATAGTTGGATACCAGGTTTAGCAACTGGATTATCTATTCTCAACTTTGTCGTTTCTTTTAGCTTGATGACATTATTATTTGCGATGATTTACGTCATCCTGCCTGATGTCAAAATTGCTTGGAAAGATGTTTTAGTTGGTGCGGCAACAACGGCTTTCTTATTCACAATTGGCAGAACGTTATTGAGTATGTACCTCGGTAGTGCCGCCGTCAGTTCGACCTTTGGTGCAGCTAGTTCCCTTGCCGTTCTCTTAGTTTGGATCTACTATTCTGCCCAAGTTTTCTTTTTAGGGGCGGAATTTACTCAAGTTTATGCCCGTAAATATGGTTCTGAAATTGTGCCAACAAAAAATGCTGTTTCTGTTGCTGCTAACCGACTACCATCTGTAGATCCTCAGAATTCACCGCGTATCCGCCCTCGCCGCCGTTCTGGTTTTTTGACAAAGATAAAAAACTGGTTTGGCAGACGATGACAGAGGTAAAACCAAACTCATCCCTACTACCGAGGCAGAGCGGGCATAAAATCTGTTCAAATAGAGAAGGTGCAACAATTCTGGATTGATGACAGATCGAGTTTTAATTCTTGGTGGCAGGGGAAGAATCGGCAGCAGTGTAGCCCAAGACATTGCCAGTCATACATCAGCAGAAATTACCATCACTAGCCGTAACCCCGATATAGCAGCCGCAGTTAGCAAGCAACTAGGATCGCAGGTTCGATCGCTAGCATTAGACTTAGCAGACAAAGCCAAATTAAGAGAAGCGATCGCCGCTTCCAATCTCGTCATTCATTGTGCCGGACCCTTTCACTTCCGTGACGCTAGCGTTCTGAAAACTTGTATCGAAACGGGTGTAGATTATCTCGATGTTAGCGATCATCGGTCTTTTACTCGCAAAGCTTTAGATTTATCTCCAGCGGCTTCAGCTGCTGGAGTGACAGCAATCGTCAATACAGGCGTTTTCCCTGGAATCTCAAACAGCATGGTACGCCAGGGAGTGGAAAAATTAGACCAGCCGGAACGCATCCACTTAAGTTACTTAGTAGCGGGTTCTGGCGGTGC
This window of the Chroococcidiopsis thermalis PCC 7203 genome carries:
- a CDS encoding CAP domain-containing protein translates to MKHSVLFKLALCSVIFTTGTTIVANAKTPTFYREIAKKNILAKPKPNTTILAQADTSSVERAVFNRINQYRQGRNLAPLTWDNSISNQARIHSQNMASGAVPFSHNGFQQRVQEIAKVISYRGAAENVAYNQGYADPAANAVQGWLNSSGHQRNIVGSYNLTGIGVARNSKGEYYFTQIFILKR
- the trpB gene encoding tryptophan synthase subunit beta, with the protein product MTLTPISPNSQPSTQRPDSFGRFGRFGGKYVPETLMPALSELEAAYQKYRHDTDFQQELQNLLCDYVGRATPLYFAERLTAHYARPDGTGAQIYLKREDLNHTGAHKINNALAQVLLAKRMGKQRIIAETGAGQHGVATATVCARFGLKCVIYMGVQDMERQSLNVFRMRLMGAEVQPVAAGTGTLKDATSEAIRDWVTNVETTHYILGSVAGPHPYPTIVRDFQAAIGQETRVQAMEKWGGLPDILLACVGGGSNAMGLFHEFVNEPTVRLIGVEAAGEGVTTEKHAATLTKGRVGVLHGAMSYLLQDEDGQVIEAHSISAGLDYPGVGPEHSFLKEIGRAEYYSITDEEAIAGLQRLSQLEGIIPALETAHAIAYLDILCPQLDGSPRIVINCSGRGDKDVQTVAKYLKMIGD
- a CDS encoding YihY/virulence factor BrkB family protein, translating into MHLRSVGELLKETFQEWNQDKASRLAAALAYYTIFSIAPLLMIAIAVAGAVFGEEAARGEIVTQIQDLVGEAGATVVQTALANVNQTKTGIVGTSIGLATLLLGATGLFGEMQDALNTIWEVAPKSGQGIWVLIRRRLISFSMVLGIGVLLLLSLFLSTALAAFSSFMNSWIPGLATGLSILNFVVSFSLMTLLFAMIYVILPDVKIAWKDVLVGAATTAFLFTIGRTLLSMYLGSAAVSSTFGAASSLAVLLVWIYYSAQVFFLGAEFTQVYARKYGSEIVPTKNAVSVAANRLPSVDPQNSPRIRPRRRSGFLTKIKNWFGRR
- a CDS encoding helix-turn-helix domain-containing protein, with the protein product MLTDNFVQQIQSMQGRLDLLLHDVDCPQFQPDLLPTALKELGVASEEIQVTLEELHRQNAELLAMRRALEEERRRYKDLFELAPDSYAIVDLSGTIREVNQATAKLLNVSQRFLSGKPLTTFLSAEDREIFWYKFNELQGMEESQEWTMHLCPRDRQPVKVAVVASLSNCEKTGQPKTILLSLREIGDPNRHLYLSDKLEPHNQNIDLSIDELDLSQKQIYLKGETIRLRPETVWLVCRGIVKLAIACETGEEVLLGLAGVGSPFSALDIDAFGLCEATALTEVELTCFSWSELAANSDLAQKLLPKINQRLQQTTALLAISGKRHAKSRLHHLLLLLAKQIGQPTERGIRLGIRLTHSDLAAACSTTRVTITRMLGKLQAEGKIEIDSKNHFIVCHEQRPQISA
- a CDS encoding class I SAM-dependent methyltransferase, giving the protein MDRQFQHPMLPQVTHDELARQNFVKSLKLHIVKNLSPGNKRVYEQVVKPQFEREHQRSPQNRHEIRTAMQGHPHYRWWSALRRINQEMLWDAVNTSVERQLPELIDRAKQSDRHLGTLTLDPDFKIPAYQTAVDIHCMPGSYHSEYTADDLAAGATYDRGVYIYGAGWLGPLNDDMGLSIVKNYLKPKYPDFRPAKILDLGCSVGHSTLPYVDAYPEAEVYAIDIGAPMLRYAHARAEALGKRVHFSQQNAERTHFEAASFDLIVSHILLHEIPLPAIRNVMRECDRLLAPGGMTIHVEAPLYSHMDAFSAFMYDWETANNNEPFWSAMRELDLTAVMTEAGFAADRVIQTFVPNGAWKTAADNSQQGGGSRGSWFIVAATK